The following proteins are co-located in the Clostridia bacterium genome:
- a CDS encoding spore maturation protein → MPLLFLVIALVGWIRRVKLYEAFVQGAEQGFVTAVRIIPYLVGMMTAISVFRASGAMDLCARLLAPVLQPLGIPAEVLPLALMRPLSGGAALGVAADLIRTYGPDSFLGRLASVMQGSTDTTFYVLSVYFGSVGITRYRYAVALGLTADVVSFLAAVVICRQVFA, encoded by the coding sequence GTGCCCCTGCTTTTCCTGGTCATAGCTTTGGTGGGTTGGATAAGGCGGGTAAAGCTCTACGAGGCCTTTGTACAGGGGGCTGAGCAGGGTTTTGTTACCGCCGTGAGGATCATTCCCTACCTGGTGGGGATGATGACCGCGATAAGCGTGTTTCGCGCCTCCGGGGCCATGGATCTATGTGCCCGCCTTCTGGCTCCCGTTTTGCAGCCCCTGGGCATACCGGCAGAGGTTCTGCCCCTGGCCCTCATGCGGCCCCTTTCCGGAGGCGCCGCCTTGGGCGTGGCCGCCGACCTTATCCGCACCTATGGGCCCGACAGCTTCCTGGGCCGCCTGGCCTCGGTAATGCAGGGGAGCACCGACACCACCTTCTACGTGCTCAGCGTGTACTTCGGCTCGGTGGGTATTACCCGCTACCGCTATGCCGTAGCCCTCGGCCTTACCGCGGACGTCGTCAGCTTCCTGGCGGCAGTGGTTATCTGCCGGCAGGTGTTCGCTTAG